One window of the Danaus plexippus chromosome 25, MEX_DaPlex, whole genome shotgun sequence genome contains the following:
- the LOC133319585 gene encoding leukocyte elastase inhibitor-like, with amino-acid sequence MLKIVLIVFWLSSNHCGGVAVNDLRDFGEKVRNLSLDLLYFTEIQNEGQIAMAPFTVWKLFSIFAFESSGESWTDIHSIIGIPKREGLYFNKLFNYVTNLLLQISPGRMLRSRQVVFYDSNLKLSRHFQRNIRNSGALMKKINFNDNVMAAKLANDYIQLTNYSFLAKKIVFHETDFKKTSMIVSGVVEFSGAWSLPFHEINTVLEDGHKGNGKVYMMHQWANVRYADIEQLGASVLELPYGEDKEYSMIIMRPEGDLSVTDVLENLAKIDFLEVIHRLYSEGLQEIEVKLPKFSLTSSLLLNGPLNAMEMSSIFLRDRANIFKYSKSNMYISAVEHRTEVMVAEAGTVATASIPGNLTKDTETYGLGTAKPFLFFVLHGPSMSIIFCGKYGA; translated from the coding sequence AtgttgaaaattgttttaatagtgTTTTGGTTATCATCTAACCATTGTGGCGGGGTCGCGGTCAATGATTTACGAGATTTTGGTGAAAAAGTGAGAAATTTAAGcttagatttattatatttcacgGAGATACAGAATGAAGGTCAAATTGCAATGGCACCTTTCACTGTATGGaagttattttctattttcgcGTTTGAGAGCTCAGGTGAGAGCTGGACGGACATACATTCGATTATTGGGATCCCGAAAAGAGAAGgtctttattttaacaagCTTTTCAACTACGTAACTAACCTATTACTTCAAATAAGCCCCGGGAGAATGCTAAGAAGTAGGCAAGTGGTGTTTTATGATTCAAATCTTAAATTGTCAAGGCATTTTCAgagaaatataagaaattccGGGGctcttatgaaaaaaataaattttaatgataatgttATGGCCGCAAAATTAGCAAACGATTATATACAGCTGACAAACTATTCGTTTTTAgcaaagaaaattgttttccacgaaactgattttaaaaaaacatcaatgaTTGTGAGTGGTGTTGTAGAATTTAGTGGAGCCTGGTCCCTGCCTTTCCATGAAATCAATACTGTTTTAGAAGACGGTCATAAAGGTAATGGAAAAGTATATATGATGCATCAATGGGCTAATGTAAGGTACGCTGATATTGAACAGCTAGGAGCATCGGTTTTAGAACTACCATACGGAGAAGACAAAGAATATAGTATGATTATAATGAGACCAGAGGGAGACTTGAGCGTCACGGATGTACTGGAAAACTTGGCTAAAATAGACTTTTTAGAAGTTATTCATCGATTATACAGTGAAGGACTACAAGAAATAGAAGTCAAACTACCAAAATTCTCTCTAACATCGTCTTTATTACTAAATGGGCCTTTGAACGCTATGGAGATGAGCAGCATATTTTTACGGGATcgagcaaatatttttaaatacagcaaaagtaatatgtacatatctgCGGTGGAGCATAGAACTGAGGTCATGGTTGCTGAAGCAGGAACCGTCGCAACTGCATCAATACCAGGTAACCTGACAAAAGACACTGAAACCTATGGACTTGGAACTGCTAAACCATTCCTATTCTTTGTACTCCACGGACCTTCAATGAGCATCATTTTCTGTGGGAAATATGGCGCATGA